In Rhizobium sp. 9140, the genomic stretch CCGTAGTCAATCCAGCACAGCTTCTTGTTTGTCAAGACGCATAGCTGGCTACACGCTTGGCGTTCTAATGCACTGCGACCAGAAGACACGCTGACAATTAATAGCTTGATGCTGTTTCAATATGAACACAGCCCTGGATCGAATATTTGTTCCTATAGCTCAATGGAGTGCTAGCGTCGACTACAGCCTGATATCGTGCGGTATTGACCTGCCACTGTGACCTGCCACTGAACTTTCATCCGGCAGCGATTAGAGCCTCGGCGGTTTTTGATACACCAAATGGCGTGGTGTGAGCAACCGGCGGAAACGCGAAGTTTCCATATTGCGTAGCGTTGGAGCCGGTTGCGGCGATGGTTCCGGCATAGGCTGCCGGGGTCTGGTATCCGAGCGATGAGTGCGCCCGAAAATGGTTGTAGTCGCCCGCCCATTCAGCAATAGCGCTGCGGGCATGGTCGAGACCAAAGAACAGGCTTTCATTCAGCAGCTCGTCACGCATGCGGCCGTTGAAGCTCTCGACATAGCCGTTTTGCATTGGCCTTCCTGGTGCGATGTAGTGCCAGTCAACCTTGTGATCTTTCGACCAGGCGAGGATGGCGTTCGAGGTGAGTTCTGTACCGTTGTCCGAAACAACTACTCCCGGTTTCCCCCGCCGTTGTATCAGTGCCGCCAGTTCACGAGCCATACGGCGGCCGGAGATCGAGGTGTCCGGGATTGCCGCCACGCTTGCGCCCGGTTCGGGGAAAACGACGAAAGCATGGCTTTGGGCTTATGCTCGCGATGATAGACCCTATGGCGGAACCAGCCCGCCGATGGTTGCCTATCGTTTTGAGGATAGTAGGGGCGCTGATTGCGTGGCGCGGCATCTCTCCGGGTTCAGCGGCATCCTGCAAGTTGACGGATACTCGGCCTATACCAGTCTGGCCAAGACGCGTGCCAAAGCCGGCAGCAATGAAACGATCCAGCTCGCAGGGTGTTGGGCGCATCTTCGCCGCAAGTTTTACGACCTTCACATCAGCGGTGTCTCGAAGGCTGCAACGGATACGATCATCGCGATGACCGAGTTGTGGCAGATCGAGGATGAGGCCCGCGGTCGGGATGCCGACAGCCGCTCCACACTGCGTCAGGAAAAATCTGCAACCATCGTCTCCGGCCTCTTTGATCTTTGGGAAAAGGAACTGGGCAAGGTCTCTGGCAAGTCCAAGACCGCCGAGGCGATCCGCTACGCACTCACCCGGCGCGAAGCGCTGGAACGCTTTCTGACTGACGGGCGGGTCGAGATCGACTCCCATATCGTCGAACGTGCCATCAGGCCGCAAACGATCACGAGAAAAAACAGTCTATTTGCCGGCAGCGAGGGTGGTGGACGCACCTGGGCAACGGTCGCCACCCTCTTGCAGACAGCCAAAATGAATGGCGTCGATCCGCTCTACTGGCTCTCCCAGACCTTGGTCCGCATCGCTCAGGGCTGGCCAGTATCAGAGATCGAGGCGCTCATGCCTTGGAACTTCAAATCAGACGTGATCGGCTGACCGCTTACTTCTGATCGCCGTCGTTGACGGTTTGAAGGGCTTTCCAGAGGCCATCAATGCCGTCTTCGCAGAAACGACGGTGCAGACGTGCATTGTTCACCTGCTACGAAATTCGCTGGATTTTGCCTCGTGGAAAGACCGCAAGGACCTGGCCCGAGAGCTGAAATCGATTTACGGCGCCATCGACGATAAGGCGGCGGAGACAGCCTTGACGACGTTCGAGGGTGGCTTCTGGGGCCGGAAATTCCCGGCCGTCGCCCAGATTTGGTGGCGCGCCTGGCAGGAGGTCATCCCCTTCTTTGCCTTCCCCAAGGGCGTGCGCCGGATCATCTACACCACGAACGCCATCGAAGCCTTGAATTCCAAGCTGTGTCGCGCTGTGCGGGCAATATGCGGATTTCGCTGAATCGGGACAGCCATTTCAGCAAGTCGCGGACAGGCATTTCGCTAAGTCGCGGACAGCGGGTTCGATCGAATTCCGCCTGCCTGGTTGCTGTTAGGGGTGATTGATTTCGTTTATTTCGGCGCCGGTCAAGAGCGTTGGTGTTTTCCGCTTCCGCATGCTCTCGCCTTCGAGCGTTATGCGGTGGGCGTTGTGAACGATACGGTCCAAGATCGCATCAGCTAAAGTGGCCTCGCCGATCATCTCATGCCAGGCGGCCACGGGAAGCTGGGCCGTGATCAGGGTGGACTTTCGCCGGTATCTTTCTTCAAAGATTTCCAGCAGATCAAGGCGTTGCCGATCGTTTAAGGTATGGGTTCCCCAGTCATCGAGCACCAGCAGATGAACGCGTGCAAGCTTGTCGATGAGGCGCGGAAAGCGCCCGTCCAGTCTTGCAAGCGCGAGGTCCTCAAACAACCGCGGCATACGAACATAGAGGACGGAGTGGTCGAGGCGGGCCGCTTGGCGTGCAAAGGCACACGCAATCCACGTCTTTCCGGTGCCCGTCTGGCCTGTCAGGATCAGGTTCTCATTTGCCTTGAGCCATGCCCCCTGCGCCAGAGACAGGACGTTGCGGCGGTCCAGGCCCCGGTGCGCTCCAAAATCGATGTCTTCAATGGAAGCATTGGCAAAACGGAGTTTGGCGGTCGCGAGCCGGTTTGTCAGCCTTCGGTCCGTTCTGAGGGCGATCTCGCGGTCAAGCATCAGCCCCAGTCGTTCGTCGAAGCTCAGATCATTTCCATGAGCCTGCTCAAGGAGTTCGCGATAGGCGGTTGCCATGCCGGCCAGACCAAGCGCATTCATTTGCTCCAGTGTCGGATGTGTCAGCATCTGATGTCCTTTTTATTGGTAGTAGGTTTTGCCGCGGATATTGCCGTGCGGCGGCGCCGGCTTCACGGTGTCGGTCATGGCCGGAGCCTGATCGAGACCAGATCTGAGAATGTTGGCGACAGACGAATAGCTCAGCGCGTTGATCACCAGCGCCCGATCGCAAGCCAGCTCCAGCCGATCGGATTGGTAGCGACGCGCCAGGGAAAGAATGCCTTGAGCAGATCGGTAGCCCTGTTCAGGGTGCGGGCGATGACTGAGCAGACGTTCGATAAACGTCGCCGTGTTGGTCCCCACCTTCGCCGCTTCCCTGCGCAATGTCTGGGGCGTCGTGTTTGCGTAGCGCTGATGCGCCTTGGGCATATGTTCATTGACGGTGACGTGGCCCGAGCGCTGCGAGCTTCGGATGTGGCTGGCGACACGTTTATGGTGGGAGTGTCAGGAATTTCGTGTACGGGCGTGCGGTTGAACATTCGCGTCTACGCCCTTGCGGCCTGAAAGCGGTCCGCAAACAGAATTGAGAATTGCGATTTTGCCATCGCCCATTCTCTCGGCGGCATCTTCCACTCTTTCTCGGATCTGTTCAAGACGAGGTAGAGCAGTTTGGTCGCCGCGTCGTCGCTCGGGAAATGACCTCTTGCCCGCACAGCGCGACGCAGCTTGGAATTCAAGGCTTCGATGGCGTTCGTGGTGTAGATGATCCGGCGCACGTCCTTGGGAAAGGCAAAGAAGGGGATGACCTCCTGCCAGGCGCGCCGCCAAATCTGGGCGACGGCCGGGAATTTCCGGCCCCAGAAGCCACCCTCGAACGTCGTCAAGGCTGTCTCCGCCGCCTTATCGTCAATGGCGCCGTAAATCGATTTCAGCTCTCGGGCCAGGTCCTTGCGGTCTTTCCACGAGGCAAAATCCAGCGAATTTCGCAGCAGGTGAACAATGCACGTCTGCACCGTCGTTTCTGCGAAGACGGCATTGATGGCCTCTGGAAAGCCCTTCAAACCGTCAACGACGGCGATCAGAATGTCCTCGACGCCGCGGTTCTTCAGCTCGTTCATCACCCGCAGCCAGAACTTGGCACCCTCGTTGGTTTCGATCCAGAGACCGAGAATCTCCTTCGTACCATCCCCGCGCACGCCAAGCGCAATATGCACCGCCTTGTTGCGAACATGGCCTTCATCCCTGATTTTGACGCGCAACGCATCAAAGAACACCAGCGGATAGACCGGCTCCAGGGGCCGAGCCTGCCACGTCGCAACTTCGTCCAGCACGGCATCGGTGACAGCCGAGATCAGGTCGGGCGACACGTCGATGCCGTAAAGCTCCTGGATATGCCCGACGATCTCGCGCGTGCTCATTCCACGCGCATACATCGAGACGATCTTCTCGTCGAAGCCCGGAAAGCGCCGCTGGTATTTGGCCAGCAATTGAGGATCGAAACTCGACTGCCGGTCGCGCGGGATGGAAAGCTCAAGCGAGCCGCTATCCGTCAGTACCGTCTTGCGGCCGTAGCCATTGCGGCTGTTGCCGGCAGTCGCTTCGCCAGAGAGATGATGATCCATCTCTGCGTTCAAAGCCCGTTCCGCCAGGGCTTTCTTCAACTGATCGAGAAGCCCGTTGCTCTCGAAAGCTGTCTTCGCATCAGAACCGGCCAATAATTGGTCCAGAATGCTATCCGAAATAACAGGCTCTTTCCGTCGTGCCATGGGTGATCTCCTTCGTACCCATTATGCACGCCCGTACACGAAATTCCTGACACTCCCGGAGGAAGTGGCCAGACCGCAAGCCCAGCTTCCTTTGCCCGCAGCAGGTACGTCGAAACCGACGTCTTGCTGATCTTCAGCCGCTCGGAAACGGCACGTATCGATAATCCCTGCTCGAACGTTAGCCGCAGGATCGATCGGATATCCTTCACGTCAGTATGTCTCGCTTGCTTCCGCCTGGGCATCATGTCCTCGCTCAAACCACGAGGGCAAAGTGCCAGATCGGCGCTCACGAAAATCGATCTAAATCCGCCGCGATAACTGTCCGCGACTTCGCGAAATCACTGTCCCGTACTTAGTGAAATCGGTGTCCGCGACTTACTGAAATCCCTGTCCGCGACTTTGTGAAACCGGCAGGCAAGAGGTCATTTCCCGAGCGACGACGCGGCGACCAAACTGCTCTACCTCGTCTTGAACAGATCCGAGAAAGAGTGGAAGATGCCGCCGAGAGAATGGGCGATGGCAAAATCGCAATTCTCAATTCTGTTTGCGGACCGCTTTCAGGCCGCAAGGGCGTAGACGCGAATGTTCAACCGCACGCCCGTACACGAAATTCCTGACACTCCCGCTAATGCTGGCGGCGCTCACCTCAAAACGTTCAGCCGCCGCCCGATGCGACAGGCCCTGCAAAACCGCAGCAAGAGCACGCACCCGCAAATCCATTGATAAAGCCTTCGACATATCCGCCGCCTTTATCCGGCGGCTCCTATTGAATCAGTCAAATCATGATTTGAATAGCCAGTGCGATTCAGTCAGATCGGGTGCCGCTCTAGAAATCGGACACGCCTTCCCGAAAGAGGGAGGTCCGCGACCTGGCGGCAATAGCGACTTCTAACCGTTGCGACATTCGTCCGCATGCCGGTAAGCGCAATTTTCGATGCACCTTGACGGCTGCGGCAGCGCTGAACCGCCGTCACACCGATTTTGATATCCAGCTCTATTACGCCGCAGTGGTCGTGGCGTAGTTGAACGGCAGCAGGTCGTCGATTTCGGCCGCTTCGTCCCGCTGCGGCAACTCAGTGAGCACATAGCGCAGCCAGGTGAGTGGGTCGACGCCACATGCGCGGCAAGTCAGCATCAAACTGTAGACCACTGCGCTGGCCTTGGCTCCGTCAGCGGTGTCGCTGAACAGCCACGATTTTCTTCCTGTCGCAAAGACCCTGATGTCACGCTCCAGAATGTTGTTATCGATCGGCATCCTGCCGTCGGTGATATAGCGCGTCAGATAATCCCATTGGTTGAGGGTGTAGGACACTGCATCGCCGAGCTTTGTATCAGGCATAATCTTCGGCGCGATGTTGTCAAGCCATGCCTTTAGAGCGTTCAGGACCGGCAAGCTGTGCTGTTGCCGGAAACGGCGAATGCAATCGGCCTGCGTTTCATCGGCGTCGGGCTTTTTGTCTCGCGCCTGTTTTTCGATCCGGTAGAGCTGCTCGAAGAACCGGAGTGCCTGTTCCGGCGGTCCGCCTCCATTCTTTCTGGTTTTGAGTGCCTCGACAAAGCGCCGCCGGGAATGAGCCATGCATCCGACATGGGTGGCATCATCGAAGGTGCGCCAGGCTGTGTAGCCATCCGTCATGAGTATGCCGCGGTATTTGCCAAGGAAGGTTTGTGGGTGAATCTGACCGCGGCCGGGCTGGTAGTCGAGAAGCACGATCGGCTCGTCACTGTCCTCGCCGCTGCGATAAGCCCACATATACGATGTGCTGGTGGCTTCCTTATTCTTTTCCTTGAGGACCTGAACGGTCGTCTCATCACCGTGAATGAGAGGCTGCGACCTGAGCCGCAATCTCAGCGCATCATAGATGCGGTGAAGATGCTTCTCGCTCGAGCCGATCACCCAGTGAGCGAGAGCGCCTCGGCTGATCGGAACGCCGGCACGCTCGAATGTCTGAGCCACGCGGTAGAGCGGCGTGCCATCGACGTATTTGTGGACGAGCGCGAAAGCCAGTGTCGAGGCGGTGGCGATGCTGCCCGGCAGGGGCTGCGTCGGCATCGGAGCGATCACGACAGGCGTATTGATCCCGGTGCGGTCGCAATGGCGGCAGGCATACTTGAACCGCACGTTCTGCAGGACTTTTGCCTTGACCTCGATATGGAGCTGCTCGGTGACGGCCTCGCCCATGCGATGCATTTGACTGTCGCAGCAAGGGCAAGCTTTCTGATCGTCGGCAAGGTCATATTCGACACGCTCGCGTGGCAAATCTTCCGGTAGAGGCCTTCTGCCACGCTTCTTTCCCGTTGTGCTTTGGACCACCGGCAAGCCTGTATCCGGGAGATCGGCGGCCGCGTCGCCATAATCAGGATCATCCTCGTCCGCGGCCTCTTCGGCCTCGTTGAAGATGCGATCAATGTGCTTTTCGCTGCGGGGGGCAAAACGATGGAGCCTTGCAAGCGCCAGTTCTTCTTCAAGCTTGACGACCCGCTGCGAGAGGGCCTCCTTCTCGGCTTTGAGCGCAGCAATTTCGGCGGCGTTGGCCGCCAAATGCGCCATCAGCTCTGCAACGCTCAGTTCGCCGGTTCGGGTCATCCCAGTTTTGAATCTGAGCCGTGCTGCCGCGTCAATAGCTCAATTCGCCACCTTTAGCCGGCGATCTGATACTGCCGCACGGGATGGCGGATCATCGCATCGATATCGATCCCGTCGAGGATCCAGTGCAGTTGCTCGGTCGTCAGTGTGACCACCGTCACCTCTCGGCGCGGCCATCGGAACTTGTCTTCGGTCAACCGCTTCAGGATGAGCACGAAGCCCGAGCGATCGAAGAATAGCAGCTTCACCCGGTCACGCCGGCGGTTGCAGAAGGCAAACACTGCAGGAGCAAACGGGTCCAGCGCCATCGTCTCCTGGACCAGGACCGCAAGGCTGTTGATGCCGGCCCGGAAGTCGATCGGTTCGCGATGCAGATAGACTTGAAGATCAGCGCCAAGCTTAAACATGACCCAGAGCTCCGATGATTGCCGTCAATGCGTTGAGATCGCGGCACTCCAGCGTCAATCTCACACCATTCGGCAATGATACACTCACCTTCGCTGGAGAGGTCAGCGGGTCGCTCCTCTCCGTCGTCGGCAATCGCTCTTCGCGATCCGTGGCAGGCATCTCAATGTCGAACTCGCTGCTCGGGGCGGCAATCTGAACTGGAATAAACGCAGATGTCGAAGACGGCGATAATGGATGTGCCGGGGTATGTTTCCTGATCCATTTCCAAACGAGGTTCGCGTTGACCCCGTGTTCTCGCGCCAGTTTCGATACTGATGCGCCGGGTTCAAGGCAGGCCGCAACAAGGCGATCTTTCGAACCTTGATCGAAGCGCCGTCTTCCATTCCGACCAACCAGCCGCACAGCAAGTTTTTGACCTTCACCCATACTTGGTGTCCACCTTTTTTAAGTGGACACCTCATGCCAAAGCTCACTCAATTACAGAAGGTGCGGAGAAATTCGCGCTTACGCATGCCGGACATGACGCATTAGCGCCGGCTCGGGAGAGCAAGATGCAGGTCTCATCATCAATGTGGGTGATGCGTTCGGCGATAAAACCAGCCGGTACCAAATCAGAGGGTCGACACTTGGTGCTCATCAGGCTGATTCCTTTGTGGAAACCAGCAAAGCAGCATCGTCACAACTGCATCAAAACTGAGTCAGGCCAATTTTGCACGCCGGAACACAAGTCATTTCGTTGGATGGGTTGCATCGCTGTGGCAGCTGAATGCGTCATCCACATAGAAGGCTCGTCCCACAAAGCTCCATCACGCGGCGCTTATGTGGACCGCGAAGACAACCTTGTACGCGGCAGGACCGCCTCAACGCCTTTACGCTTGCCCCCCAGCGGCGATTAGAAAACCCCGTCAATTCAGTTCATATTCGCCGCACATCATGGATTGACGGCGGCTTAGATTGACAACGAACAGCTCGGCTTATAGTACTGCTAGCAGTAGCGGCTAATCAGTTTAGTCACCAAATCGACGAATAGCGTGCTAAATAACATCTCACCAAGTACGAATTAGTACATCAGGGGTTACTGTGCTGGATCTTGAATTCTATAAACAATATAATTCACTTGGATATGATTTGACAGACACGGATTTGCAGCGCCACTGGGAAAGCACTGGGTATCCGTCCGGCCTCTATAGCAGTCCGGAAGATGCGCTGCGGAAATTGAGCGCACTGCCAGATTTGCCGCCGAACTTTGACGTATTCACTTATTTAGAACTGAATAAGGATGTCGCGGAATCTATTCAATGGCCATTCGAGGGCATCATCCATTTCTTGGATTACGGGCAGAAAGAAAACCGGCGTTACAGCTACAATGTGAGGGACACTCAACGTTCCATTAAAATTGACAATGAAGATGTTCGTGACATCGGCGAACCTGTACATGAACGACTCGACTACGATATGAACCTCCTCGATACGCAATTTCGCCTACTCAACGACACCCAGCGCGACAGTTGGGTTGAAGCAGTCACAACTCTACTCGAAACCAAGTCAATCCGCCAGCTTCGACATCATCATCCGCGCGGAGCAATGTTGAACTCGAGTTTCAATATCATTTCGTACATGGTAAAGAATCCAGACATAGCTGAAGCTACCAAACACGATCCATTTCTGGCGCTTGTACACTTTCTCGAGTTTGGCATAGAAGAAGGGCGGTCTGGCGATCCTACGCACGTCGATAGTGCATTCATTGCATCATATTATGACCTCGAATTGCCAAATGATATCCGTGCAAGTGATGTGGTTCCCCTGTTGCGAAAAAAGCGACCTTCTGAAGACGACGCATATTTTTTGAGCGAAGAAGAATGGGCTATTTATAATAAAATCGACGAAAGGCAATTTCTCGATCTTTTCGACCATGAATATTACCGATGTAAAGTTCAAGATAAAGAATTTCTATCACATGATCGCTGGACGTGTATCGATCATTTCTGGCGGATAGGCCGCTTCTCGTCAATAGATATTAGTTATGAGATGAGGTTCGATGCTGATTACTACGGTTCGGTTTATCACGCTAATCTAGCTGAGCGCATGCCGTCACCGAGTGTTTTGTACGCGGACTGGCTTCACAACGGAATCAAACGCG encodes the following:
- the istB gene encoding IS21-like element helper ATPase IstB; amino-acid sequence: MLTHPTLEQMNALGLAGMATAYRELLEQAHGNDLSFDERLGLMLDREIALRTDRRLTNRLATAKLRFANASIEDIDFGAHRGLDRRNVLSLAQGAWLKANENLILTGQTGTGKTWIACAFARQAARLDHSVLYVRMPRLFEDLALARLDGRFPRLIDKLARVHLLVLDDWGTHTLNDRQRLDLLEIFEERYRRKSTLITAQLPVAAWHEMIGEATLADAILDRIVHNAHRITLEGESMRKRKTPTLLTGAEINEINHP
- a CDS encoding IS256 family transposase, which encodes MARRKEPVISDSILDQLLAGSDAKTAFESNGLLDQLKKALAERALNAEMDHHLSGEATAGNSRNGYGRKTVLTDSGSLELSIPRDRQSSFDPQLLAKYQRRFPGFDEKIVSMYARGMSTREIVGHIQELYGIDVSPDLISAVTDAVLDEVATWQARPLEPVYPLVFFDALRVKIRDEGHVRNKAVHIALGVRGDGTKEILGLWIETNEGAKFWLRVMNELKNRGVEDILIAVVDGLKGFPEAINAVFAETTVQTCIVHLLRNSLDFASWKDRKDLARELKSIYGAIDDKAAETALTTFEGGFWGRKFPAVAQIWRRAWQEVIPFFAFPKDVRRIIYTTNAIEALNSKLRRAVRARGHFPSDDAATKLLYLVLNRSEKEWKMPPREWAMAKSQFSILFADRFQAARA
- a CDS encoding IS66 family transposase yields the protein MTRTGELSVAELMAHLAANAAEIAALKAEKEALSQRVVKLEEELALARLHRFAPRSEKHIDRIFNEAEEAADEDDPDYGDAAADLPDTGLPVVQSTTGKKRGRRPLPEDLPRERVEYDLADDQKACPCCDSQMHRMGEAVTEQLHIEVKAKVLQNVRFKYACRHCDRTGINTPVVIAPMPTQPLPGSIATASTLAFALVHKYVDGTPLYRVAQTFERAGVPISRGALAHWVIGSSEKHLHRIYDALRLRLRSQPLIHGDETTVQVLKEKNKEATSTSYMWAYRSGEDSDEPIVLLDYQPGRGQIHPQTFLGKYRGILMTDGYTAWRTFDDATHVGCMAHSRRRFVEALKTRKNGGGPPEQALRFFEQLYRIEKQARDKKPDADETQADCIRRFRQQHSLPVLNALKAWLDNIAPKIMPDTKLGDAVSYTLNQWDYLTRYITDGRMPIDNNILERDIRVFATGRKSWLFSDTADGAKASAVVYSLMLTCRACGVDPLTWLRYVLTELPQRDEAAEIDDLLPFNYATTTAA
- the tnpB gene encoding IS66 family insertion sequence element accessory protein TnpB (TnpB, as the term is used for proteins encoded by IS66 family insertion elements, is considered an accessory protein, since TnpC, encoded by a neighboring gene, is a DDE family transposase.), whose protein sequence is MFKLGADLQVYLHREPIDFRAGINSLAVLVQETMALDPFAPAVFAFCNRRRDRVKLLFFDRSGFVLILKRLTEDKFRWPRREVTVVTLTTEQLHWILDGIDIDAMIRHPVRQYQIAG
- a CDS encoding IS66-like element accessory protein TnpA, whose protein sequence is MGEGQKLAVRLVGRNGRRRFDQGSKDRLVAACLEPGASVSKLAREHGVNANLVWKWIRKHTPAHPLSPSSTSAFIPVQIAAPSSEFDIEMPATDREERLPTTERSDPLTSPAKVSVSLPNGVRLTLECRDLNALTAIIGALGHV